Genomic DNA from Candidatus Polarisedimenticolaceae bacterium:
GGCCTTCCAGTTCGGCGACGGGTGGTACGCGAAGGTCCTGGCCGGCTTCAAGGACTCCGGCGACTTCACCGTCTCGCGGAACCCGGACGTCGTGCGGTATCCCGAGTACTCGGAGTTTTGCCTGCTCGTCGGCCAGACCGACTGCCTGCCGGGAGAGCGCACGCTGCTGCGCGAGCAGGACAACGAGATCCGGTTCGGCGCCGTGCGCGTCGATCGCTACGTGTCCGACGAGGTGCTCCTGACCGCCGAGATCGGGCTGTCCACCATCAAGGGCCCGGTGTTCCAGACCGGGATCGGTCGCGTGCAGAACCTCGAATCGGAGCGCCCCTTCTACCGGTTCAACTTCTCGAGCCCGCACTGGAACGTCCTCGCCCACTACACCTCGCGCGAGGGGGACCAGGTGAACCTGCTCAAGGCCCTGGTGGTCAATTACGACCTCATCACGGACGACGAGCGTTACGGCGTCGAGTTCCAGGGGAACTGGAACCTCGGCGACAACGTGCGGTTCGTGATCGGCGGCGCCCACACCGAGGAAAACGTCGACTCGATCAACCCCGCGACGGGAAAGCAGACCGTCCTCTGGGAGCCCGTCTCGTCGAACCGACAGGCGCTCTTCAGCCAGGCCGACTGGAGCCCGAACCGGCACATGAAATTCGTCTTCGCCGGCCGGGTGGACAAGAGCACGCTGCACGAAACGCAGTTCTCGCCGAAGGCGGCGGCGGTCTGGAACATCAACAGCGAGAACTCGATGCGGCTGACCTACAACCGCGCCTTCCAGGTCGCGAACTACTCGGAGTACTTCCTCCACACACCCATCTCCTACTTCCCGATCGGCGGGTTCGTGCGGACGATCTGCGGCGCGCCGATCCTGCCGGAACCCGTCGATTGCGGCATCGACGAGGAGTTCGTCCCGATCCTCGCGGTGGGGAACGACGACCTCAAGCTCGAGCACACCGAGGCCTGGGAGCTCGGCTACAGCGGGCTTCTGGCGAACAAGGTCCTCGTCACGATCGATTACTACCGGGCGAAGAACACCGACTTCATCACCGACCTCGTGCAGCAGGTCGGGACGATCCTCGGCAACACGGAGGGGTGCGTCGACCACCGGCTGAACCCGAGCACCGACCCCAAGGTGTGCACGATCAACAACGACTACAAGCCGTGGATCAGCACCGAGGAGGCGGAGACGACGTACCTGGTCCCCGCGATCGGACTCACGGTCGCGCAGGCGCT
This window encodes:
- a CDS encoding TonB-dependent receptor, whose protein sequence is VVDAPAAVTSIHEEEIAQVAATGQVPKILEFTPGAEITQRGLYDFNFNTRGFNSSLNRRVSTYIDGRDVGVVLLGAQEWAAISGGLDDVAKLEFVRGPSAALYGANASSGVVNILTKNPKDSLGGLVRTTFGELNSRGVDFRQAFQFGDGWYAKVLAGFKDSGDFTVSRNPDVVRYPEYSEFCLLVGQTDCLPGERTLLREQDNEIRFGAVRVDRYVSDEVLLTAEIGLSTIKGPVFQTGIGRVQNLESERPFYRFNFSSPHWNVLAHYTSREGDQVNLLKALVVNYDLITDDERYGVEFQGNWNLGDNVRFVIGGAHTEENVDSINPATGKQTVLWEPVSSNRQALFSQADWSPNRHMKFVFAGRVDKSTLHETQFSPKAAAVWNINSENSMRLTYNRAFQVANYSEYFLHTPISYFPIGGFVRTICGAPILPEPVDCGIDEEFVPILAVGNDDLKLEHTEAWELGYSGLLANKVLVTIDYYRAKNTDFITDLVQQVGTILGNTEGCVDHRLNPSTDPKVCTINNDYKPWISTEEAETTYLVPAIGLTVAQALRNAINASVGGRELGFRLAQDLDGSTVIVGRTYANLGRVDTQGVDLGVQWFITPWLNLQFSYSLFDYEIVEPGGDIEEVEEILLPNSPPHKVSAVLSLNRERWDASVGARWVHGFRWSAGIYQGDVPEYSSVDLSAGYKINDHVRVGVNVANARDTAHYESFGGDLLYRRALANVTFGW